aaactaatataagcaagaagcacctggttgcaaaatgccgcatcgcgcctcctaaggtgtgcatccagctaaagttaaTCATGAGATGcaagatgcattaactatttggcggtacgaagttcgccgggccagctagtgatgaataattctaaaatctGATTTcaacggtaatattggcgttcaaaggagactccttttcaatttgtattatccttaaaatgcaaattttcaaaaaaccgtattcAAGTAACcgtacgtcgacgcgaaattcaaaaaggaacatacctgtcaaatttcatgaaaatctattgctgcgttttgctgtgaatgcggaacataaatataaacatatgaacataaagagaaatgcaaaaccgtcgaattgaatcttagatctcacttcgctcggtcaacaaaattattataattggagCGCTGATTATTCTCAAAAATTCACTTGAATTTAATAAGATTTTGATTGACATGCGTCTATCATCATGTAAAGTAGAAGGGTGATGAACAAAATAATGTTGACGGAGCGAGTGGAGGTTTTGAGGAAAACGCGGTGGCGGCTGAAGAGCGGTTGAGCCGATTGGACAGCGTGACCGGCTGGAGGCGCGTGATTGGCTGATGGGCGGTCTGGCTGGTCGGGGGAGGGGATGCCTGTAGTTGGTGTTTGCGGTCGGGGCTCAGTGGCTCAGTTTGCCCCGGGATGTTGTCGATGAATGATCCGAGTGCTCTTGCGGGAATGTTGCCCTTCGACTCAATCGGTCTCTACGAGCAACCTAAACCGCGGTTCATCTTCAAGATGCCGCGAGTTGTTCCCGACCAGAAGGCCAAATTTGAGTCCGATGAACTGTTCAGGAGACTTTCCAGAGAAAGTGAGGTAAATAGAGAAGTTCATTATCATCATATTCCCTTCAATGTGTTCTTTTATTCTTATcaacattgaaatattaatcATGATAGCGATTTCTTGTATTGATTTCATCATATGGATTCCATATTGTATTCTTATGAATATATTAGATTTATTGACTCCTGGTTTCCAGCAAAATATTAATCCTGTCCATATATAAGCGAGACTGAAAACAGTGTCGATAAACACAAGTCTCATGAACCAAACGTTTAGTTGATGAATCTAAAGATCTAAAGAATCCAGAAGACCCAACAATTATTCAGGGATATGCACTTAGAGTGCTTTAAGATTTAAGAGCCACCATCACTATCAATCCAAGGATAAGGATTGTGTTGTGGAGATACAAGTGTCATGTAAAAGCCCGGGATATTGCATTATTCACAACACGTCTATTGTTGCATAATATAGTATTTTATGCACTATATAATATAGTGGGCAAGTTGGGGTgcattcaatttatcaatagaTTTGATAAGGATAGATAGATCCTTCTATGATTTGATAGATTTTATATCAATGGGAAATGGAAAGGACTCAGAGAGTAGATTATGTGTATTACATATTATTATCCattcattgtaaaaatatttgttttgattgataagaaattaattgaattgatttcttAAGTTGTCAAAAGTGATTAATACATTGATACTTGACAATAAACATTCTTGTCGAATGCTTTTTGACAGTAAATTGTTtagattttgattgattttgatcttGTATCCAGATTAGAGAAACGCAAATAGCCCTATACTGCCTTATGAGccttatgaaataaatttaaggagatgctgttttttaatcattctTGGAAAACGCTTAATATTTGCATTCTTCATTATGATAGCATACTAAACTACAATGGTattaaacaattgaaaaatattgagtgaactaataatttttatattgtaatcaaataacaataaattgcaCATATTACTCAGGCTAAAATATATCACCAAGACTAAAGAGGCTGTCTTGGTCAATTCTTCTAGtaaaaatctcaatttttttacAGTTGcctcatttatttttcattttgtcaagtgtCAACAGTAAACATTCCTCAATTGATTGTCTCTAGAGAATTCATCTTCATTTAGAATTTTACTAACTGCAAATTGTACAAGCTCAATCCAATATATCTCTTATACAGTACGTACAATTATGTACATGAATGTTCCAATGGAGTACTATAATCATTGAACTTGTATCTATCGTATGACCTATGGAATTTGAAAGCAAACCAGATATTTTTAATACTACTTCCCAATGAAATTGCAGAATACAACCATTTATCAAGGTTTGATTTAATCACAACAAAATATCACCTCttaaaatgattcaaaatatttgaagataaaGGAGAAACACATTTATAGAAAATGTCAAAACAGATTTCTCTGCAAGTGAGAGTTTGATTACATTGTCGTGCTTCTGCCCATTTCCCAGATTGTATGAATGCTACATTTGCATATTGGAAGGAGAAGGGTAGGCAACACGTATAACACAAAGTTATTATTTCTGACGCCATGGTAAAGAGAATACATTTACTATTGTTTAATAACGAATGTCTTGCGGTCTGGATATAACTTTTATTCACATAGCTATATTGCTATTCACAAAGAAAATAACTATGAACTCACACAGAATCTTCTGTCTTCTTTCAGAGTATTCAGATCCATTATTAAGTTTAAATGGATAGGAAATGTACTGGAGGCATCACGTTAATTCGATTAGTTCTGTTTAAAATTTAGTTTCAATCTATACATTACAGTATAAAAAATGTTGTTGAAGTGTGGAACATTGTTTCATATCATGTGTCGTGTAATATGATGTTGAAATGAGAAATGTAGAACATTATATCACACAATGTGTAGTGCAGTTTAAAATTTTAGCAATCATACAAAACAgtaattttaaaagtttttcgatGATTATGACTTTAGCAAAAGTACACTTGAGCTGATGAGCACTTTTTATTTTCTAACAGCATTAGACATCATACCTTATTTAGATGTTCCTATGAAAGAGTTTCTTAGATTTTATCACAGCCTCGGGCTCCTTACATACATTAAAACATACAAACTTGAGTCAATCAATCTCACAGCCAAATCAATCAACACAATCTCCAAAATTAGATGTTTTCATGACGGTTTTTGATTATTTTGgatttcaattatatatttttttcattttgcgACATTATTTGGATTACAGTAACAATGTAACTGCGTTTTCTATAAGGTCGGCAAAATATAAGGGAACGTCCATTCACCTTGAATGAATCACATTGATTTGATTGGTATTCTCAGTGGAACAGTATTCTCTTTGGTTAGCACTGGGCCGAGTAAGAATGCTCACAAGGATCAAGGACAAATGCGCATAACtggaattttgtgaaaaatgcacAGAACTTTCACTAAAAGGTATAGAAAGGGTCTTGATTACCAGAAAATACCACTTAGGTTGCAAAACTGACCGGTAGTGAATCCAGAATACTCAGTAACTCAGTCGACTTTCCATTTCGTTTTCCATATTTGAATtatcttatttttaaaaacaaactGAAATTGTGAGGGGAATCACAGTCTCATTGCAAAATTGAAAGTTTATTCTAGAATTATTTCACATTTTCGATTTATAATCTCATTCTCCAAAATTCTTTACAAATGATAGGAAATATTGATGAGTTCATTGATACATCTTGATGTCTTGTTTTTATCCTCTATGTTATAACTTCATTCTCAGACTCACAGTTCTCATGCTATTTCCTAAGAATTTTAGGATATCGACTGTATATTGTTTTGATCACTGGTTTCAAGCTGTGCTATCAAATTGCGAACATGGGTGAATGAtgattcacttcatcattcAAATCATCAAACACATTGATAGTTGAGAAAACTGCGCCTCTCTCCATGCTGGGAATCCCACTCGCTTACGCTCAGTGATCGCTATACGTTATTTCTTGCTAGCCGCGTGATTCGAATTCATTATAAGCTAACTAGACTTTAAACCTAACTACACTCAATGTAATACGTGACCAACTATGCATACACTTGAAAGCGAAGCGACGATTCCAAGAAAATTACTCATGTCAAACTTTACGATATCAGTTCTCCAGGACAACTGAAAAACATACCAGGTTAGTGTTTCAAATAtacttcattttcaaattatatttagaaATCATGTAACAATTTGATGGATGGATTTTCTTATGTGTTTCCCTAGGTCAGATACACAGGATTTAGAGACAGACCACAAGAAGAACGTCAAGTTCGGTTCCAAAACGGTTGTAGAGAAGGCCACACAGAAATTGTAAGTATAGCAAGCACTCATTATAACATTGTATAAAATACAAGCCTATTGTAAAACAATTGAAGATACACCCATTCAAACAACATAATTCAGAAAGCTTTGGACTGTTCATGGAAGTAACGTTTAATCGCTTCTGCATGAAATAATGCTATTGGTGTATCGGAAAAATCCTTAGGCTTGACATATCTGTTAGCTGTATGGTTGATATAAAATTTGATACTATCCAGTAAATATAGAGATGAAGCACTtacataactaagatgaaatgACAAGAAGTTTTCAGATTCCCAAATAACATTAACTTATGCTGAAATAAGTCCCTTTGGATTTATACGaatgtgaatgtgaaacagGCCTATTCATTGAATTTACGTTATCATCTCAATTTTCAACGTCAGTTAGTCTATACCAATTATTAAGATAACAAGCATTGAAATTAGTGGTATTTATAGACATGTAACTTCTTCTGTAGGCATCTCATATAACTTGTTGATTATAGTCACTCaaataaagtaaaaaaaaaattattttataactagccggctcgcttcgctcggccgcattcttcatttgaggttGCTTCCTCCCGTCAAACAGCCGAATACAGACTTTTAGATTCGATTCAATCACAAGTTGACTGAGACTACGCTAGAAAACGCTGGACAACGCCGATTTTGATCGTATCGCTGGCGAACTTTTGAGGAAGCTCTTTCTACAACAAATTTTTAGACCTTAGCTGAGACTCTGTACCCAATATGAACGTTTCCTATTCATCAGTTCTCGAAATAGTTGATATCAACTATGTAGTTCGGGGttggaaaaaatgtcattttcaaaatgaatgtCATTTAAAGTCATCAAGATAATTATGATGATAGGAATTATCCTATTTCAGTCTAGTTctttaaaacaaataatatacagaACTCACAAAACATTCATCTCGCCCTTTCAAGTTCCAATCTACTATCAAGATCTAGAAGAATACTTTAGAAGAACCCTCAAAAGTAGCACCGCCATTACCTAAACAGAAGTAGTGTATCGCAAGTAAAGCTAGTTCAAGTTCAGTCATCCCTGAAAACCCCATTGGCGGATTCTTGAGGCTCTCTCTACACAATCTCTCCAGACTCTCGCTGAACCTCTGTTCTATGCTCCCACAGCTCTAAAcgttttcttttcattcttcctcAAAGAAACTGAAAAACGAAAAAGCGctagaaaaacgctgatttagGAAGAAGTATGTTTGGTGTCATTTCCAAGCACTCTCGATAAAATTTGTGCACTTTAGTTGAACCAatgtaccaaatttcatccTTTAATGTCAATAACTTCTCAGAAAAAGCAGAAACCGCTGATTATGGGCGTATCTTCAGGAAAACTTTCAAGCACATCCAACAAAACATTTGCAGAGCTTAGCAGAAAAATTGtactaaatttaaacattttctgttcatttgatATAACTGAAAAAATGCGAAtgaacgctggaaaaacgccgATTTTGAGGGCATAGGCTATATCTTTGGCGGTTTTATACGTCCTTAACAACACCTTGAAACAGGAGAAATGTGGAGAACTCAACAAACATCCATCCAAATCTAACCCTCTTAAGTATTTTTTCACTTGAGAATTATAGAAGAATGCATTGAAAACTCAATAAGTGATAAGAAAAGACCCACATAATTTAGCACTAACATTACTTGAGCTAAAACCGTCAGTGTATATACTTTCAAGTTCATTTGTTCCTGAAGACCCTGGAAGAACTTAAAGCCCAAAAAATATTAGATGAACCTGTgcaccaaatttgaacaataatttgTGACAAATTATAATCAAAAAGCCGAAAAATTTAGAAAACGCAAATTTTGAGCGTATATTCGGCGAAATTTTGAAGTCCTctcatcaaaaaatatttagacCGTGGctgaacctctgtaccaaatttgaacgttttctgTCAATGAAAAAGCAAAGAATAAAGCAGATTTAGATTTATGTTTTGACATTATTTTAAAGCCAGTTTAGAACAACATTTGAACACCTTAGATGAACCTGTTTACcaaatatgaacattttttgtaaaatatttttttacagagatgagaaaacgcagaaaaataCTGTAAACCGCTAATTTTCGGCGTATCTTCGGCGTAATCAAGATGTCCTCTAAAGAAAACAATATCTTCACCCTAGTTGAACTTCTATAACGAATAGGAACATTTTCCCCAAATGTTTTCtggaaaaaatgtgaaaaaaacaCAGCAAAAAACGCTAGGAAAATACAGTAAAACCTCCTATCTTTGGCATAATTATGAAATCCTCTGAAAGACACAATGTCCACACCCTTGCTGAACTTCtgtattaaatttgaacatCGTCTGTCAATAAGTTGTTGAGAAGGCCTAGAAAACGCAGGAAAAACGCACAAAAACCGTCGATCTTGAGCGGAACTTGGGCGTTATTTTAAAACCCTTCCAGTACAACATTTTTGTACCTCAGCTGAGCCTGTGTATCGAATAGCTTGAACATTTTTGCCAATAAACTTtaaaaagctgaaaaaacgcagaaaagcgatgaaaaaatgcagattttggcgtatctttggaatttttcaaaaatttgttcttAGTGCACTTTTAGAAGGCCAAGTGAACCAAGCTGCAAAATTTGagagatttttagttctgttgattataGTATGTGAATGAATCAgtaccatttcgcttttatatcgATATACAcctcaataatttaaaatgtcacGTAAAAACCAAAATCAAAAAAGTGGgataacacaaacatttgaagaattattatttacttgGTTATGATTCTCTCAACAAATCATAACTTCTCCGTTGCACTATATTTGTTAGCTATATATCACAGTAAATAATACTTGAGAGATTCAAATCTATACTCATTGTAACAAATTAGGCCAAGACGTCGTGCCACCTATGATCTTTGATTGCTCATCAGattaattcaaataatgttcaatttcattcataactTCCATTGAAGCATAAGAAATGGGCCGAATAATCTTCAAACATAAATACTTCATCAATGTTTAGTACGAGATGCTGAATGTACTTTGTGAGTTAGCATGACGTACCAGTAGACTTGTTATCTTGTGAACTTGTAATCAACTGAATACTTGTTTCCTGAGAATGAAAACCTACACCAGTTCAGCTAGtatcttcaaatttttaacagAGTATCTGAATGGGATACTCTGGTCTCTgatagtgccgtttgcacagtgccattttgaataaaatttcatttcaaactagattaaatccatatcaagtcccGTTAGTTCTTTTTCATAATGAGGTTCATTCTGAGTTTAAGGCATAAGCtaattaaattcagtttaagcttttaCTGCGCAAACGGCTCTAAATGTTACAAGTACGAAGACGCTATAGATGACTAGATTCTGGTTATTCCTGGagtaaatgtttttatttttttatttttttttaaattcatatgtCGTTAATAATTTTCTCTCTGTTTTCACAGGCGTTTATAGCGACAGGAACAAATATTCAACTAGTTTTTAGTCCCAGCACGAACGGATACCACATCTCTTCCGCCGCACGAGAATGTGACTTCGATAAAGAACACGGAAAGGtgagattgaaattcatttttacgTAGATAATCATCAGTATTGAAATTTCCTGTAGTAGCCTTCCTCTTAATTATGGAATATGACCTTCCTGATTAAATAAATCATTGCGGGTTCAGCAGATAATTTTTCTGAAGGTATTTAGaaacttatattattttcagtGTAACTGTCAATTCCAAATACAGTCTTTCAATTGAATACAGTCCACCTCATCCCAGGTTAGTTGAGACGTTTCATTGTGGAAAGGCGGTTACAGTACTCTGTTCTTTTATCAAAGTTTCAGGTTACTCATCAGATGATCAGAACCAATtctaattaaattttgaaaatgagagAAATTAAATGTAGATGGTAGACAAGAGAATTAGATGACAATAAATCCCAATCAGACAATATTTGTATACTCTGATAACGAGATAGAGATTTAGAAGGGTCTGAGTTCCTCACGATCTTAGTTCATCGAGTTAtgaaaatttcgtgaaaaaCTGAAACAAGTGGGGGGGGGGAAGTGAGCTATGGGTTTCGTGATGGACACTGAAGCCgtgatgaagtgaatatcactcATCAATTCGATACTTTGTTTTCATTTGTATACTtttgaaaatgtaaataaattaatataaagatTATGAGAACAGAATTATGAACCAATGTAAAGACATAGAATCCACTTCAGTTTCTCGATCAGCAGGCTAGGTACTGAACTCAAAAACAAGAGTATGAGAATACATGATAATGATATTGATACAAAATTGATTCCAGAAAAAGCTTGTTTTTTCAAACGTTTGATCAGATTCGAGatagaattcaaaatattgcgaatttaaattcaataaaattcattaatgtttcagtgtaggcctactaaaacaaaaattactcaCTTCAATATATTTTCCGAAATTTTGAATCCATGAACTCAATTTATTACAGTAGTCTTTTATTATGAACATACttgatgattatttttaataaaaaatctatttgACTTGAACCACAGACAACAGACTGTTTGTGCTGTTTGTGCGAACACTATCTTGGTCTGGTCTTGTAGTGTGTAGCGCTGTCTTCAGACGGCAGACGGTCTATAGTAGCTCATCGGAAACTTGAATTGCcgaaaaatgaagatagaggaattgtgatttcagattcggattcagcgccctcaaattaataaaatgcttcgctagtactcaaaaataatcaaaatttagGATTCTTTTCGATTGcatataataatcattaaatcaCTATAAGGCTAGCAGATTTCTTGTTTTACTACAAGTTATAGAAGTAATCAATATTAGCCTATGCCTTTAcaatttatcacttttttcattaattttttattcattaaccggcagggcacccgtgcttcgctacgggaattgaaAGGTAGATTATTTTTGAGAGATATTTATAATCCAAATTCAATCAAATCGTTTTAATCGTGTCTCAGATTCACCATGCAATCAAAAGTTGCTTGCTGAATAGAACtgtattaataaatcaattatacagTTTCGTCACTATCATAGAACATTCTTTCCGGAGAGGTGCTTTCCCTACATGAAAATTTTAACATATATGTCATGGGAGACGGAAAGAAGAATGTACATTATAGGAGCCGAACTACACCTAGCTATAGGCCTATTACAAGCtacattcaaatacatttctataatactAGTTACCCAGGAATCTTATTTTAGATGAAAGAAGGATCCTCTTATTGATTCTCGTGATATTTAGTCTGGATTAGGAGTTAACAGAGTCATGTGCAACTGGGTGTAAGCCTCTAAAGGCCATAGCTGCGTCCAAACAAAGAGCAACAGGGGAACCAATTCAGCAAAAGCTGGAGAAATAGTCACATTTCTATAAATAATGATAGTATTCACATAATATAACAGCTGGGATAAAATGCAAAAATGCCATAAATAATATTGGAACAGGAGTGATCATAAATATATAAtgttcttcatctgatctaatgtgaataaattattatagtacatTTCACATCAATGtttcagcattgtttgaatgtggATCATTGATGCTATTGATAGCATgctactgacagtttgaaatcaaAAAGTCATGCatattctccattatttttgtcgaaagctaccttctattttctttggtgaagcaattaatttttgaggataattgattcagaaaaaaagcgccttacttctataaaagatagaagaaaagataaagatagaagatagTAGAAAAGATATTTCTACATTCAGGAAAGCAAGAAAAGCTATTTGGTCGTTTCAATAAACCattcttttgttttcccaagTAAATTTTgaccgaatttcctcattctttacaCACAGATTCTGCCAcagacacttctgaagttttaaaaagatCCTCCatatatatcatactgaataatccaaatttcatcgaaattgttgaAGCATTTTCCGAGATCTGTCGAATAAACAAACACAAGTAGTATTGATAGAATCGGATCAATTGATAAGAGCAACTCCCGTAATAAAGTTTGTTTCATGAAACattgagaattaataaaaatgatctaTACCCTCAAGAATGActccgattgaagcagcagtgcccaatcaagtTTTTGCACAATAAATCTATTTCAAGTTCTTTAGCTTCTACCTAAtgaagtgacagaactcaaatcttgtttagaaaccatCCTCAACTTAGGCCAACCTGACagaattgaaaatcaatttagtTGGCAAATTCAATCGTAACAACTGTTACGaaaaggtactctctctagattatagttctaccGTACTAACATTTATAGTATGGacatttgaaatgttatatttaagagattggaaaaataagagtatacatgctaaaagacgaacttcaaacccttattACCATACTTAGAGTTTGAATAtcaccaaaagatttcttagtgggcaCCTAGGACCTGTGGGAAAGCTATACTTCAAGTTTtcttgcaatccatccagtagtttttcagaaagtaagtggaagtgagtgagtgagtaagtcagtgagtaagataagaattttataagtatagatttcAAATGTTCTAGCCAATTTAAATAGTGAACTCAAATAGTAATATTCATAAGGTATTCTACTTCATGCTTGTCTGGTCTGAGGTCTGGTCTTGGAGTGTGTAGAGCCGTCCCAAACGGTTTGCCGTTTGCCAAACGGTCTTGGTCTGAGGTCTGGTCTAGAAGTGTGTAGGGGGCTTCAGCAGACCGGCAGACGGTCTGAAAATCATTAATCGGTCTGAAGACAGCCCTACACACTTCCAGACCAGACCAAAGGCTCAGACTGTTTGTGGTCTGGTCTGGAAGTGTGTAGGCGGCTTAAAGCAATGTTACAATCTTTTCAAAAGTATGGTTCCTACTTAATTAATGAGCTTCAAATCACTGATTAGGCCTACTGGTAACTTAATTTGAGGCTGCAATCATAATATTTCGTACATTTGTGTTCTATATTTTATGTATGACTTTTCAATTTCTATAACGGCCGGTACTAATATTTAATTGAATGCTTCTTGTTATGGCCTAGTTGAAGAAGCAGCGAATCACAGCTACTCGTTGTAGGCTTGACTTGAGAGTGATACGCCATTAGCATAATTGCTGTGCTAACTGATGCAACGCTGGCGACTGGCGTCGCATGTCGCATCAACCCCACTGGCGTTGCATGAGCCctcttatttttgaatattgtgATAAAAGGGCATGAATGAGTAATATGCTGCTGGGGCTGGAGAAACGGGCAAGGGGCAGGGGTTGGTCGCGCAATGAAACAGAATATTGAAAGGGTAGCGAATGAATCGAAATGGCGGAAGCGGAGCAAAATGGCGGCCGTTTTTGTCGCCCCTTTCGATTGGGGCGCGAATTGGGGAGTGAAGCTCTCTGGAGTCCCTGGCCCTAGCCCTTGAGAGCTAGCGACAATAGCTGCTTGTTCAAAACTCaacttttatatttatattatggaAAAGTATCAATTTCGACAAGGGTGACATCTTTCTTCTCCGCCTATAATATATAACAACGGCTCGACAGCTGCTGTCTTCCAGTGTTCACTCTCCTTTTCATACTCTCTGTCGCCGTTGACAGCCAAATATAGCAACAAGCTCACTTCCCTTATTCCATTAATAGCCCCTCCCTCCCTACACCCCTCACCATACCATAGTATTAAGACATCCCCTTCAAATAATACTCATGTGCTGGTCCAACTCCCCCTCCCCCCCATGCTTTCAAAAAACATCTCTCATGTTCTTCCTCTCATCTCTTGAACAACGCTTATAACGGAAATAAGCCAATCAAAACAGTTTTAGTCGGGATTAAACCCTTCATAGTAGACTCAGCCACTCCCATGGTAAACATACAAACATGTCACGGCtatttcaagttctttgttaGGCTTAGAGCCTACAACATTGTTACACTATACACTGTACGTTACTGATGAATGGGTTTCAAGATGAGAATAATACAGagttgttgtcaaaatatcGAGTTTTGTATGTaagtgaaggaaaaaatattttttcttctaattATCAAATATAGCAACAAGCTTACATCGCTTATCtcattggaaatgaaaatacatttttagttTCGAAgtttagaatttgaataggCTACCTCATGGAATCTCGTTGATGGAATCTAGGATCCACCAGTGGTGGATTGAGTAGAGTGTGCCTAACAGGATCAGGAGCTGAACTCAGATGCCACTTGCATATTaaagttaaattttattaaaaagtatcaTTATATAATGATATAATGATAGACGAAATTGGATATTCAAGCCCTCTTGATCCGCCACTGACCTAAActgaaaaaataacaataataattgttgctCCTCGGGACAGATATAGCAGAAGGAACCAACTAAAGCTATAGAAGATTTGTCTTTTAGCAAAATGTTGGAAACAACTGATAAACGAAACATGACCACTGGATATTAAATAGAATATTTCTTCATGAGTGAAAAGAGACAAGCATGTATGACAGAAAATTGAGAGTACGGAAGTCATTTTAACTTATTGATCCGTGATACTGATAGCGTGATtcttatctatattttttacttAGAATCATCGTAGTATTCTCCACTCACatgaatgttttatttatttattaatcattcagaatcacTCAATTTTCAAaagagtaccacaggcttacgccaaaacagttccaattctaatttatacaacagttcaaatgtagctaggttatgtgccacttcaacatttttcaataaacacTCCAAttaacaattcaaaacacataagaatcattttcaaatttgaaaaatacttctaatatgaattaaatcaataataaaaatagcacaagaaattggaaaataaaagcgtttaaagtttattttcatttatattttccatAATTTCATTAACAATAGTGTAGACAATAAGATTGTTCAACTATGTTTTTGCTtattgttgaatttgaattacaaatGATGCTATTTATGAGGATTGAATGGACAAGGAATTATCTCCCAACTATTTTCAAGCCAAGGTGATACCCATATGAAGTTGTTGTTGGTGTAGAATGGAAGATTAGCAACAATATTGTCGGTGTCTCGCAGTCTCGGTGGGAGGTCGTGCCGTCGTGGTTGTGGCTGGTGTTTTGCGTGGTCGCGTGTTCACCTCATTTGAGTCGCACAATGATCGGCTCTGAGCTCTGAGCTCAGCTCTGAAGCACTCTTCACTCTGGTTGTTGAGCGGGCACTTGTCATCGAGAAGCC
Above is a genomic segment from Nilaparvata lugens isolate BPH unplaced genomic scaffold, ASM1435652v1 scaffold2007, whole genome shotgun sequence containing:
- the LOC120348934 gene encoding protein big brother-like (The sequence of the model RefSeq protein was modified relative to this genomic sequence to represent the inferred CDS: added 351 bases not found in genome assembly) — translated: MLSMNDPSALAGMLPFDSIGLYEQPKPRFIFKMPRVVPDQKAKFESDELFRRLSRESEVRYTGFRDRPQEERQVRFQNGCREGHTEIAFIATGTNIQLVFSPSTNGYHISSAARECDFDKEHGKVHLRSHFIMNGVCVRWRGWIDLERLDGVGCLEFDEDRAMIEDSMLRDQIERYNQRLRDFEEKRRAYSGQQDRGPDPDLDLRMSGLQNAANHHGGSPATRCPQRGVPLQVGLPHPPL